TTGAGGCCGTAGGCCATGTTGTCGAAGACCGACATGTGGGGATAGAGCGCGTAGTTCTGGAACACCATGGCGATGTCGCGCTCCGCCGGTTCGAGCTGGTTCACGATCCGGCCGTCGATGGAGATCGTTCCTTCTGAAATGCTCTCCAACCCGGCGATCATCCTGAGCAGGGTCGACTTTCCGCAGCCCGACGGGCCGACCAGCACGACGAACTCGCCGTCCGCGATGTCGATATCGACGCCGTGAATCGCCTTGAAGCCGTTGGGGTAGACCTTTCGGACGCCGGCAAGCGCGACCCCTGCCATCATCCACCTCTTGCCGCGCGCTGATCCAGCTCGGTCATTTCTCGGTTTCCACCAGGCCCTTCACGAACAGCCTCTGCATGAAGATGACGACCATGACCGGCGGCAACATCGCCAACATGGTGGTCGCCATGATGATCTGCCACTCGGCCTGGGCATCGCCGACGGCCAGCATGCGGTTGATGCCGATCAGGATGGTATAGAGCCCCTCATCGGTCGTGATCAGCAAGGGCCAGAGGTATTGGACCCAGCCGTAGATGAACAGGATCACGAAAAGGGCCGCGATGTTGGTGCGCGACAAGGGGATCAGGATGTCCCAGAAGAAGCGCAGCGGGCCGGCACCGTCGATCCGTGCCGCTTCGGCCAACTCGTCGGGAACCGCGAGGAAGACCTGACGGAACATGAAGGTGGCCGTGGCCGAGGCGATCAAGGGAATGATGAGGCCCGGATAGCTGTTCAGCATCCCGAGGTCGGCGACCACCTTGAAGGTCGGCAGGATGCGCACCTCGACCGGCAGCATCAGAGTGATGAAGATCAGCCAGAAGAAGAACAGTCGGAAGCGGAAGCGAAAGTAGACAATGGCGAAGGCCGCGAGCAAAGAAATCAGGATCTTGCCGGTGGTAATGCCGAGCGCCATGACGAGGCTGTTGAACATCATGACCCAGACCGGGGTGCCCACCGCCTTGGCCCCTTGCGTCATGGCGATGTCGTAGTTCTTGACCAGCGAGCCACCCGGCAGCAGCGGCATGGGGCTGACCAGAAGGGCCTCGAGCTCATGGGTCGAGGCGACGAAGGCGACATAGATTGGAAAGGCGACCAGCGCCACGCCCAAGAGCAGCACCGCGTGGGTCAGATAGGTGATCCAACTGCTGTTCGTGACCATCAATAGTGCACTCTTCTCTCGATGTAGCGGAACTGCACGATCGTGAGCGCAATCACGATGATCATCAGGACCACCGACTGCGCGGCCGAGCCGCCCAGGTCCAGACCCAGAAACCCATCGTGGAACACCTTGTAGACCAGGATGTTGGTGGCCCCGGCCGGACCACCCTCGGTGACCTGGTGAATGATCCCGAAGGTATCGAAGAAGGCATAGACGACGTTGATGACGATCAGGAAGAAGGTGGTCGGCGTCAGAAGCGGAAAGACGATGGTCCAGAAGCGCCGCGCCGGCCCGGCGCCATCGATCGCCGCCGCCTCGATCAGGGACTTGGGAATCGCCTGCAGGCCGGCCAGGAAGAAAAGGAAGTTGTAGGAGATCTGTTTCCAGGCCGCGGAAACGATGACGAGGAAGAGGGCTTGCTCGCCATTAAGGGCGTGATTCCAGCCATAGCCCATTTGGTTAAGCAGGTAGACGATGATGCCGAGGTTGGGGTTGAAGAGAAACAGCCAGAGAACGCCGGCCACGGCCGGCGCCACGGCATAAGGCCAGATCAGAAGGGTCTTGTAGGCCATCGCGCCGCGGATCACCCGGTCGGCTTGGACGGCCAGATAGAGCGCGGAGACCATTGCCAGGAAAGCCACGGAGAAACTGAAGACCGCCGTCACCTGCAAGGACTGGAGATAGGTCGGGTCTTGAAACAAGTCGCGGAAGTTCTCGAACCAAACGAATTCCGTGCTGAGGCCGAAGGCATCCTCGCGCAGCACCGACTGATAGAGCGCCTGCGATGCGGGCCAAATGAAAAAGATCAAGGTGATCGCGATCTGCGGCGCCACCAGCAGGTAGGGAAGCGCCGACTTCCCGAATACGACGCGCTTTTCCATGGCGGGTTCGATAGGTGAGAGCCGCCCCGCCCGCCGATTCGCGGGCGGGGCGGCCGCAAGGCTAGTTCACGCTTTTCTCGAACTTACGCAGTTGGGCGTTGCCGCGGGCAACGGCATCGTCCAGGCCTTGCTGGGCGGTCTTCTGGCCGGCCCAGATGGCTTCCAGCTCTTCGTAGATGATGCCGCGAACCTGAACGAAGTTGCCGAAGCGCAGGCCCTTCGAGTTCCCGGTCGGCGCCTTGGAGCCCATTTGTAGGATCGGGATGTCGCGTCCGGGGTTGTCTTCGTAGAACTTGAGCTTCTGCATCAGATCGTAGGCCGTCGTCGTGATCGGCACGTAGCCGGTGTTGGCGTGCCAATAGGCTTGGACCACCGGCAGAGAGAGGAAATTGAAGAAGGTGGCCACGCCCTTGTAGTCCGCGTCGGA
This genomic interval from Kiloniellales bacterium contains the following:
- the ugpA gene encoding sn-glycerol-3-phosphate ABC transporter permease UgpA produces the protein MEKRVVFGKSALPYLLVAPQIAITLIFFIWPASQALYQSVLREDAFGLSTEFVWFENFRDLFQDPTYLQSLQVTAVFSFSVAFLAMVSALYLAVQADRVIRGAMAYKTLLIWPYAVAPAVAGVLWLFLFNPNLGIIVYLLNQMGYGWNHALNGEQALFLVIVSAAWKQISYNFLFFLAGLQAIPKSLIEAAAIDGAGPARRFWTIVFPLLTPTTFFLIVINVVYAFFDTFGIIHQVTEGGPAGATNILVYKVFHDGFLGLDLGGSAAQSVVLMIIVIALTIVQFRYIERRVHY
- the ugpE gene encoding sn-glycerol-3-phosphate ABC transporter permease UgpE, producing MVTNSSWITYLTHAVLLLGVALVAFPIYVAFVASTHELEALLVSPMPLLPGGSLVKNYDIAMTQGAKAVGTPVWVMMFNSLVMALGITTGKILISLLAAFAIVYFRFRFRLFFFWLIFITLMLPVEVRILPTFKVVADLGMLNSYPGLIIPLIASATATFMFRQVFLAVPDELAEAARIDGAGPLRFFWDILIPLSRTNIAALFVILFIYGWVQYLWPLLITTDEGLYTILIGINRMLAVGDAQAEWQIIMATTMLAMLPPVMVVIFMQRLFVKGLVETEK